In Amycolatopsis solani, a single window of DNA contains:
- a CDS encoding malonic semialdehyde reductase, producing the protein MTTFAEQTEGLQVPADVQNLLFREARTANSFSSEPVTEEQVRAIYDLVKWAPTSMNTQPLRALVLRTAEAKARLLPHLSPGNRDKTEAAPLTVVLAADVDFHENIPQVFPHAPQVKDNFSDEQGRVEFSKLNSLLQVGYFIIGVRAAGLAAGPMTGFDAQGVDDEFFADKKWRSLVVVNVGKPGENPWFDRLPRLDFDQVVETL; encoded by the coding sequence ATGACCACCTTTGCCGAGCAGACCGAAGGCCTCCAGGTCCCCGCGGACGTCCAGAACCTCCTCTTCCGCGAGGCCCGCACGGCCAACAGTTTCAGCTCCGAGCCGGTGACCGAGGAGCAGGTCCGCGCGATCTACGACCTCGTCAAGTGGGCCCCGACGTCGATGAACACCCAGCCGCTGCGCGCGCTGGTGCTCCGGACCGCCGAGGCGAAGGCCCGCCTGCTGCCGCACCTGTCGCCGGGCAACCGGGACAAGACCGAAGCCGCTCCGCTGACCGTCGTGCTCGCCGCGGACGTCGACTTCCACGAGAACATCCCGCAGGTCTTCCCGCACGCCCCCCAGGTGAAGGACAACTTCTCCGACGAGCAGGGCCGCGTCGAGTTCTCCAAGCTGAACTCGCTGCTGCAGGTCGGCTACTTCATCATCGGCGTCCGCGCCGCCGGCCTGGCCGCCGGCCCGATGACCGGCTTCGACGCCCAGGGCGTCGACGACGAGTTCTTCGCGGACAAGAAGTGGCGCTCGCTGGTCGTGGTGAACGTCGGCAAGCCGGGCGAGAACCCGTGGTTCGACCGCCTGCCGCGCCTCGACTTCGACCAGGTCGTCGAGACCCTCTGA
- a CDS encoding sugar transferase: MEESVRPSYTVSQPPPHIDLQAIPRPAKRGEQPGEPATTPSPKALPAAWEARYRAWVIGSDVFITLLVIAISAFVIDRVAPHDMHAFGTMLAVFVSLPVSRAWSPRVLGEGAEEYRTLGRGFLTAAVLVALGGLLFGALEVQVWVFVVVPAIALVAFPQRYLLRQVLHRKRAKGLCLLPVMAAGSPETVADLIARTRSEVHVGWRVEAACTFSGHGEERDSGEIDGVPVVGRLEELSRHVRRGGYRVVAITADQYWTPKRLQRLAWDMEGTGAEMVVAPVLMEVAGPRLNVTGVLGMPLLRVTAPMFTGGRRVVKEVVDRCGSAFLLTMLSPLLLVIALAIKLNDRGPVIYRQRRVGRDGAVFTMLKFRTMVTNADEIKQALAADNEGAGPLFKMKRDPRVTRVGGFLRRYSLDEVPQLFNVVSGKMSLVGPRPPLPEETAQYAPDARRRLLVKPGLTGLWQVSGRSDLTWAESIRLDLRYVEDWSLALDLVILWKTFRAVMGGQGAY, encoded by the coding sequence ATGGAAGAGTCGGTGCGGCCTTCGTACACGGTGAGCCAGCCACCGCCGCACATCGACCTCCAGGCCATCCCGCGTCCCGCCAAGAGGGGTGAGCAGCCGGGCGAGCCGGCCACGACGCCGTCCCCCAAGGCGTTGCCCGCGGCCTGGGAAGCGAGATACAGAGCCTGGGTCATCGGCAGCGACGTGTTCATCACGCTGCTGGTGATCGCGATCAGCGCGTTCGTCATCGATCGCGTTGCCCCGCACGACATGCACGCCTTCGGCACCATGCTCGCCGTCTTCGTCTCGCTGCCGGTCAGCCGGGCCTGGAGCCCGCGCGTGCTCGGCGAAGGCGCGGAGGAGTACCGCACGCTGGGCCGGGGCTTCCTCACCGCCGCCGTCCTGGTCGCCCTCGGCGGCCTGCTGTTCGGTGCGCTCGAGGTCCAGGTCTGGGTGTTCGTCGTCGTGCCCGCCATCGCGCTCGTCGCGTTCCCGCAGCGGTACCTGCTGCGCCAGGTGCTGCACCGCAAGCGCGCCAAGGGGCTCTGCCTGCTGCCGGTGATGGCCGCGGGCAGCCCGGAGACGGTCGCCGACCTGATCGCCCGCACCCGCTCGGAAGTGCACGTCGGCTGGCGCGTCGAGGCCGCCTGCACCTTCAGCGGCCACGGCGAAGAGCGCGACAGCGGCGAGATCGACGGCGTCCCGGTCGTCGGGCGGCTCGAGGAGCTGTCCCGCCACGTGCGCCGCGGCGGCTACCGGGTCGTGGCGATCACCGCCGACCAGTACTGGACGCCGAAGCGCCTGCAGCGGCTGGCCTGGGACATGGAGGGGACCGGCGCGGAGATGGTCGTGGCGCCGGTGCTGATGGAGGTCGCCGGCCCGCGGCTCAACGTCACCGGCGTGCTCGGCATGCCGCTGCTGCGGGTCACGGCGCCGATGTTCACCGGCGGGCGCCGGGTCGTGAAGGAGGTCGTCGACCGCTGCGGCTCGGCCTTCCTGCTGACGATGCTCTCGCCGCTGCTGCTGGTGATCGCGCTCGCGATCAAGCTGAACGACCGCGGCCCGGTGATCTACCGCCAGCGCCGCGTCGGCCGCGACGGCGCCGTCTTCACCATGCTCAAGTTCCGCACGATGGTCACCAACGCCGACGAGATCAAGCAGGCGCTGGCCGCGGACAACGAAGGCGCGGGGCCGCTGTTCAAGATGAAGCGCGATCCCCGGGTCACCCGCGTGGGTGGTTTCCTGCGGCGGTATTCGCTCGACGAGGTGCCCCAGCTGTTCAACGTCGTGTCCGGGAAGATGTCGCTCGTCGGCCCGCGCCCGCCGCTGCCGGAGGAGACGGCGCAGTACGCGCCCGACGCCCGCCGCCGCCTGCTGGTGAAGCCGGGGCTCACCGGGCTGTGGCAGGTGAGCGGCCGCAGCGACCTGACGTGGGCGGAGAGCATCCGGCTCGACCTGCGCTACGTCGAGGACTGGTCCCTGGCGCTCGACCTGGTGATCCTCTGGAAGACCTTCCGCGCGGTGATGGGCGGCCAGGGCGCCTACTGA